A section of the Rhodanobacteraceae bacterium genome encodes:
- the hemN gene encoding oxygen-independent coproporphyrinogen III oxidase has product MDTRFDAELIRRYDRPGPRYTSYPTAPQFHAGFAAEDYAAEARRSNVAARPLSLYLHVPYCRSSCYYCGCNRIITRNRERGAAYLQRLLSEIRMQAELFDRSRPVNQMHFGGGTPTYYNPEELGLIFAELDRGFGLHRGAGRDYGIEIDPRTADPTSLRAMFDLGINRISLGVQDFDPQVQLAVNRVQSVEETERLVSEARSVGIRSINFDLIYGLPHQNVDSFARTLDTVVTLRPDRIAAYSYAHLPELFKSQAVMDPATLPDADTKMALLELTIARLAQAGYVHIGMDHFALPEDELARAQIDGSLQRNFQGYTTHGGCDLVAFGMSAIGQVGEVYAQNEKNEIPYLNAIDQGRLPIQRGLATDADDRLRRDAIGRIMCFGRLDYTSFGEEHGIDTRDYFRQALTRLQQAEQDGLVELGADALQVTAAGAMLLRVVAMAFDAYVSGDKQAAAAPARFSRVV; this is encoded by the coding sequence ATGGACACTCGATTCGATGCCGAACTGATCCGCCGCTACGACCGGCCGGGCCCGCGCTACACCTCGTACCCGACCGCACCGCAGTTCCATGCCGGCTTTGCCGCCGAGGACTACGCGGCCGAGGCCAGGCGCAGCAATGTCGCCGCCAGACCGTTGTCGCTGTATCTGCACGTGCCCTACTGCCGATCGAGCTGCTACTACTGCGGCTGCAATCGCATCATCACCCGCAATCGCGAGCGCGGCGCAGCCTATCTGCAGCGCCTGCTGAGCGAGATTCGCATGCAGGCCGAGCTCTTCGACCGCAGCCGACCGGTGAACCAGATGCACTTCGGCGGTGGCACACCGACCTACTACAACCCCGAGGAACTCGGTCTGATCTTTGCCGAGCTCGACCGCGGCTTCGGCCTGCATCGCGGCGCCGGGCGCGACTACGGCATCGAGATCGATCCGCGCACGGCGGATCCGACCTCGTTGCGGGCCATGTTCGACCTCGGCATCAATCGCATCAGCCTGGGCGTGCAGGACTTCGATCCGCAGGTGCAGCTGGCGGTCAACCGGGTGCAATCGGTGGAGGAAACCGAGCGTCTGGTCAGCGAGGCCCGCAGCGTTGGCATCCGCTCGATCAACTTCGACCTGATCTACGGGCTGCCGCATCAGAATGTCGACAGCTTCGCGCGCACGCTGGACACCGTGGTCACACTGCGCCCGGACCGCATTGCCGCCTACAGCTATGCCCATCTGCCCGAGCTGTTCAAATCCCAGGCGGTCATGGATCCAGCCACGCTGCCGGACGCCGACACCAAGATGGCACTGCTGGAACTGACCATCGCCCGTTTGGCTCAAGCGGGTTATGTGCACATCGGCATGGATCATTTCGCGCTGCCCGAAGACGAGTTGGCGCGGGCACAGATCGACGGCAGCCTGCAGCGTAATTTTCAGGGCTACACCACCCACGGCGGTTGCGATCTGGTGGCCTTCGGCATGAGCGCCATCGGCCAGGTCGGCGAGGTCTATGCCCAGAATGAAAAGAACGAAATTCCCTATCTGAATGCCATCGATCAGGGCCGCTTGCCGATCCAGCGCGGGCTGGCCACCGATGCCGACGACCGCCTGCGGCGCGATGCCATCGGCCGGATCATGTGTTTCGGCCGACTCGATTACACCAGTTTCGGCGAGGAGCACGGCATCGACACCCGCGACTACTTCCGCCAGGCCCTGACCCGGCTGCAGCAGGCCGAGCAGGACGGTCTGGTCGAACTGGGCGCAGACGCGCTCCAGGTCACCGCCGCCGGCGCCATGCTGCTGCGAGTGGTGGCAATGGCCTTCGACGCCTATGTCAGCGGCGACAAGCAGGCCGCAGCAGCGCCGGCACGGTTCTCGCGCGTGGTTTAG
- a CDS encoding cytochrome d ubiquinol oxidase subunit II, whose protein sequence is MSGASTTMNEALPIIFLALMGVAMLAYVVLDGYDLGVGVLLRRATPEQRDTMIASIGPFWDANETWLVLGVGLLLVAFPKAHGVILGALYLPVTLMLIGLMLRGVAFELRAKAAASSKPMWDRCFYGGSLLASMSQGYMLGHYIVGFDNSLAGYAFALLIAPCLTAGYVLLGSGWLLMKTEGELQHRAVRWARTSLLLTAIGIAAVSLATPVVSQRIYDKWFSLPEVIALAPIPLATLALFALAWLFLRRLQHDSASTNQRGLDRWSWAPFACAVGVFVLAFFGLAYSLYPYLVIDRISIFDAASAPESLKIILIGTLITLPAIIGYSVFAYRVFWGKARALDYG, encoded by the coding sequence ATGTCTGGAGCAAGCACGACCATGAACGAAGCACTACCCATCATCTTTCTGGCCCTGATGGGCGTGGCCATGCTGGCCTATGTGGTGCTGGACGGCTATGACCTCGGCGTTGGCGTGTTGCTGCGGCGGGCAACGCCCGAGCAGCGCGACACCATGATCGCGTCGATCGGCCCCTTCTGGGACGCCAATGAGACCTGGCTGGTGCTGGGTGTGGGCCTGTTGCTGGTGGCCTTTCCCAAGGCCCATGGCGTGATCCTGGGCGCGCTCTATCTGCCGGTGACGCTGATGCTCATCGGTCTGATGCTGCGCGGCGTCGCCTTCGAGCTTCGGGCCAAGGCTGCGGCGAGCTCAAAGCCGATGTGGGATCGCTGTTTCTACGGCGGTTCGCTGCTGGCCTCGATGTCGCAGGGCTACATGCTCGGCCATTACATCGTCGGCTTCGACAACAGCCTGGCTGGCTACGCCTTTGCCCTGCTGATCGCCCCCTGCCTGACCGCCGGTTATGTGCTGCTTGGATCAGGTTGGCTGCTGATGAAGACCGAGGGCGAGCTGCAGCACCGGGCGGTGCGCTGGGCTCGCACCAGTCTGCTGCTGACGGCCATCGGCATTGCCGCGGTGTCATTGGCCACGCCGGTGGTCAGCCAGCGCATCTACGACAAATGGTTTTCGCTGCCGGAAGTGATCGCCCTGGCGCCAATTCCGCTGGCCACGCTGGCGCTGTTCGCGCTGGCCTGGCTGTTTCTGCGGCGCTTGCAGCACGACAGCGCCAGCACCAACCAGCGCGGACTGGATCGCTGGTCCTGGGCGCCCTTCGCCTGTGCCGTGGGCGTGTTCGTGCTGGCCTTCTTCGGTCTGGCCTACAGTCTGTACCCCTATCTGGTGATCGACCGCATCAGCATCTTCGATGCCGCCAGCGCGCCCGAATCACTGAAGATCATCCTGATCGGCACCTTGATCACGCTGCCAGCGATCATTGGATACAGCGTCTTCGCCTACCGCGTGTTCTGGGGCAAGGCCCGGGCGCTGGACTATGGCTAG
- a CDS encoding cytochrome ubiquinol oxidase subunit I produces the protein MDALILARIQFAANISFHILFPTITIALAWVLLYFKWRFRRSGDQAWMQAYRLWVKVYALSFAMGVVSGIVMSFQFGTNWPGYMETVGNIAGPLLAYEVLTAFFLEAAFLGVMLFGAGRVSDRVHTLATLLVAIGTTLSAFWILALNSWMQTPAGFEMREGVAHALDWSAIVFNPSFPYRLTHMLLASGLTVAFLIAGLSAWRWLRGDRGADVRHALRTGTVMAALLIPLQILAGDLHGLNTLQHQPAKIAAMEGIWQTERGAGLRLFAIPDEDSRSNHLELEIPKLGSLILTHSLDGEIRGLDEFVGAYPPVAPLFYGFRLMVGVGLLMLALSWTSVWLWRRHHGELPVWTLRALVAMSFSGWVATLAGWYVTEIGRQPWLVHGVLRTADAASAVPAPMIGGSLLLYLGIYALLLLAYVRVLFLLAGKAGAASVDGAVGVATVPAGLGGAAVR, from the coding sequence ATGGACGCCCTGATCCTCGCCCGCATCCAGTTTGCGGCCAACATCAGTTTCCACATCCTGTTTCCGACCATCACCATCGCTCTGGCCTGGGTGCTGCTGTATTTCAAGTGGCGCTTTCGGCGCAGTGGCGATCAGGCCTGGATGCAGGCTTATCGATTGTGGGTCAAGGTCTATGCGCTGAGCTTCGCCATGGGCGTGGTCAGCGGCATTGTCATGAGTTTCCAGTTCGGCACCAACTGGCCCGGCTACATGGAAACCGTGGGCAATATCGCCGGGCCGCTGCTGGCGTATGAGGTGCTGACGGCCTTCTTCCTGGAAGCGGCCTTCCTAGGCGTCATGCTCTTCGGCGCCGGTCGGGTATCGGACCGCGTACACACGCTGGCGACGCTGCTGGTGGCGATTGGCACCACGCTCTCGGCCTTCTGGATACTGGCGCTGAACTCGTGGATGCAGACGCCGGCGGGATTCGAGATGCGCGAGGGCGTGGCCCATGCGCTGGACTGGTCGGCGATCGTCTTCAACCCGTCCTTTCCCTACCGATTGACGCACATGCTGCTGGCTTCGGGCCTGACCGTGGCCTTCCTGATTGCCGGTCTGTCGGCCTGGCGCTGGCTGCGCGGTGATCGCGGCGCCGACGTGCGCCATGCGCTGCGCACCGGTACGGTCATGGCGGCGCTGCTGATTCCGCTGCAGATCCTGGCCGGAGATTTGCATGGATTGAACACGCTGCAGCACCAGCCGGCCAAGATTGCGGCGATGGAGGGTATCTGGCAAACCGAGCGCGGTGCCGGCCTGCGCCTGTTCGCCATTCCTGACGAGGACAGCCGCAGCAACCATCTGGAGCTGGAGATTCCCAAACTCGGCAGCCTGATCCTGACCCATTCCCTGGACGGCGAGATTCGCGGTCTGGACGAATTTGTCGGTGCCTATCCGCCGGTGGCGCCCTTGTTCTATGGCTTCAGGCTGATGGTCGGTGTCGGCCTGTTGATGCTGGCGTTGTCCTGGACCAGCGTCTGGCTGTGGCGACGCCATCACGGCGAGCTGCCGGTGTGGACCCTGCGGGCGCTGGTGGCGATGAGTTTCTCCGGCTGGGTGGCCACGCTGGCAGGCTGGTACGTGACCGAGATCGGCCGCCAGCCCTGGCTGGTCCATGGTGTGCTGCGTACCGCAGACGCGGCCTCGGCGGTGCCGGCGCCGATGATCGGCGGCAGCCTGCTGCTCTACCTCGGCATCTATGCGCTGCTGCTGCTGGCCTATGTGCGGGTACTGTTCCTGCTGGCGGGCAAGGCGGGGGCGGCATCTGTCGATGGCGCTGTCGGGGTCGCAACGGTGCCTGCAGGCCTGGGCGGTGCGGCGGTTCGATGA
- a CDS encoding GbsR/MarR family transcriptional regulator produces the protein MELSPLIQNFVLHFGEMGGRWGINRTVGQIYALLFVSEQPLNADELVARLGVSRSNVSMGLKELESWRLVRLSHLPGDRREYYSAPEDVWAIFRTLAEERQRREIEPTLSVLRDAILETPGSPEERHAQARMRQMHDLIELLTDWFAEVRKLTPGTQQQLLKMGGAVVRLLELKDRFSGARAETATPADPFPNLSASKGAEPWTP, from the coding sequence ATGGAACTATCGCCCTTGATCCAGAACTTCGTCCTGCACTTCGGCGAGATGGGTGGGCGTTGGGGCATCAACCGCACCGTGGGCCAGATCTATGCCCTGTTGTTCGTCTCCGAGCAGCCGCTGAATGCCGACGAGTTGGTAGCCAGGCTGGGTGTGTCGCGCTCGAATGTGTCGATGGGCCTGAAGGAGCTGGAGTCATGGCGATTGGTGCGGCTGTCGCACCTGCCGGGTGACCGGCGCGAATACTATTCGGCCCCCGAGGACGTCTGGGCGATCTTCCGAACCTTGGCGGAAGAGCGACAGCGACGCGAGATCGAGCCCACGCTGAGCGTGCTGCGCGACGCCATCCTGGAAACACCGGGCTCGCCCGAAGAGCGCCACGCCCAGGCGCGCATGCGCCAGATGCACGATCTCATCGAACTGTTGACCGACTGGTTTGCCGAGGTGCGCAAGCTCACGCCCGGCACCCAGCAGCAGCTGCTGAAGATGGGTGGCGCCGTGGTGCGCCTGCTGGAACTGAAGGATCGCTTCAGCGGCGCTCGAGCCGAGACTGCCACCCCGGCCGATCCTTTCCCGAATCTCTCTGCAAGCAAAGGCGCTGAACCATGGACGCCCTGA
- a CDS encoding pyridoxal-dependent decarboxylase — MSDPALYPCFLGPYGENDALLERLVVEFLRDHVYWRRNFHPEDPPAVPTHAAQTPAFMAFEARLRRELHSLSAALKRSVPFHSPRYLGHMVSDLLIPGLAAQILTLPYNPNNVSEEAAPITIDLELKVGLQLARMLGYRSDPAAPDCAFGHLTSGGTLANYQALRLALSLKAWPLALRAAGVPALDYGCDDWQAFNLGHDARIALIGDCDRWLRSLSPGQARQWRKRIEAERLETLGLNAFFERHPQLKPPIVLAPVTAHYSWSKGLKLIGLGRKALHLVPESGMRTDLEALDAMLQRALAERQPVLMAVGVLGSTEFGTIDPIDGLVAARERFRALGLDFAVHVDAAWGGYLSTLFREPDGGLRGLADMRADFADFPAPAVHAAFAALAQTDSVTIDPHKLGYIAFGAGAFICRDHRAIGLLDEAADYVFSDSDSGDFFQRYRALGRYVPEGSKPGAAAAAVYVTHQVLPLDYAHFGLLQKQTIHSTEAFVAALRRFAESESALVRVSVPFAPDSNLVCMALNPVGNRDIAAMNRFVRRLYQCLKSDPATPLQVHEFFASMTTLQPEMLGEQDMARVLAELGLDPASINPDDPGADRLVILRHTLMNPYLIDRENGISYLARYFEYLARRIDELLFLQKPLVPAC, encoded by the coding sequence ATGAGCGACCCGGCCCTTTACCCCTGTTTCCTCGGACCCTACGGCGAGAACGACGCGCTGCTGGAGCGTCTGGTGGTCGAGTTCCTGCGCGACCACGTCTACTGGCGGCGCAACTTCCATCCGGAGGATCCACCAGCTGTTCCCACGCACGCGGCGCAAACGCCGGCGTTCATGGCTTTCGAGGCACGGCTGCGGCGCGAGCTGCACAGCCTGTCAGCGGCGCTGAAGCGCTCGGTGCCCTTCCACAGTCCGCGCTATCTCGGCCACATGGTTTCGGATCTGCTGATTCCGGGCCTGGCCGCACAGATCCTGACGCTGCCCTACAACCCCAACAACGTCAGCGAGGAGGCGGCGCCGATCACCATCGATCTGGAGCTCAAGGTCGGACTGCAGCTGGCACGCATGCTCGGCTATCGCAGCGATCCGGCGGCGCCGGACTGCGCCTTCGGACATCTGACCAGTGGCGGTACGCTGGCCAACTATCAGGCGCTGCGGCTGGCGCTGTCGCTGAAGGCCTGGCCATTGGCGCTGCGGGCTGCGGGCGTCCCGGCGCTGGATTACGGCTGCGACGACTGGCAGGCCTTCAACCTCGGCCATGACGCTCGTATCGCGCTGATCGGCGACTGTGATCGCTGGCTGCGCAGCCTTTCGCCGGGGCAGGCGCGGCAGTGGCGCAAACGCATCGAGGCCGAGCGCTTGGAAACGCTGGGTCTGAACGCCTTCTTCGAACGTCACCCGCAGCTGAAACCGCCGATCGTGCTGGCGCCGGTCACGGCTCACTATTCCTGGAGCAAGGGTCTGAAGCTGATCGGTCTGGGCCGCAAAGCGCTGCATCTGGTGCCCGAATCGGGCATGCGCACCGATCTTGAGGCGCTGGACGCCATGCTGCAGCGAGCGCTGGCGGAGCGCCAACCGGTGCTGATGGCGGTGGGCGTACTGGGCAGTACCGAGTTCGGCACCATCGATCCCATCGACGGGCTGGTGGCTGCGCGCGAACGCTTCCGGGCGCTGGGCCTGGATTTCGCGGTCCACGTCGATGCCGCCTGGGGCGGCTATCTGAGCACCTTGTTCCGCGAGCCGGATGGCGGATTGCGCGGGCTGGCTGACATGCGCGCCGACTTCGCCGATTTTCCGGCGCCCGCGGTGCATGCGGCCTTCGCGGCGCTGGCGCAGACCGATTCGGTGACCATCGATCCGCACAAGCTCGGCTACATCGCCTTTGGTGCCGGCGCCTTCATCTGCCGTGATCACCGTGCCATCGGTCTGCTCGACGAGGCGGCCGATTATGTGTTCAGCGACAGCGATTCCGGCGACTTCTTCCAGCGCTACCGGGCGCTCGGTCGCTATGTGCCGGAGGGCTCCAAGCCCGGTGCGGCGGCGGCGGCGGTCTATGTGACCCATCAAGTGCTCCCGCTGGACTACGCCCATTTCGGGCTGCTGCAGAAACAGACCATCCACAGCACCGAGGCCTTTGTCGCCGCGCTTCGGCGTTTTGCCGAATCCGAAAGCGCGCTGGTACGGGTGAGTGTGCCTTTTGCGCCGGACAGCAATCTGGTGTGCATGGCGCTGAACCCGGTCGGCAACCGCGATATTGCCGCGATGAACCGTTTCGTGCGGCGCCTGTACCAATGCCTGAAGTCCGATCCCGCAACGCCGCTGCAGGTGCACGAGTTCTTCGCCTCGATGACCACGCTGCAACCGGAAATGCTGGGCGAACAGGATATGGCCCGGGTGCTGGCCGAGCTGGGTCTGGACCCGGCCAGCATCAATCCCGATGACCCGGGTGCCGACCGCCTGGTGATCCTGCGGCATACGCTGATGAATCCCTACCTCATCGATCGCGAGAACGGCATCAGCTATCTGGCGCGCTACTTCGAGTACCTGGCGCGCCGCATCGACGAGCTGCTGTTCCTGCAGAAGCCGCTGGTGCCGGCTTGCTAG
- a CDS encoding RNA-binding transcriptional accessory protein: protein MALPSIESRIATEINAHSAQVLAAIQLLDEGATVPFIARYRKEVTGGLDDTQLRNLEERLGYLRELEERREAVLSSIEEQGKLSDALREEIVHADTKARLEDLYLPYKPRRRTKAQIAREAGLEPLADALLADPTLRPEQAALDYVNAEQGVADASAALDGARAILSERFSEDPALVGELREWLYEQGRIHAKVIPGKENEGAKFRDYFDFVDSLTQIPSHRTLALFRARAEGVLDLDLEPVPVKRNDARGGQDEAEAIDNGHRRAEGRVAHRAGVSDQGRPADAWLVETCRQTWRYKLHVRMTLDLFSRIRERAEEEAIRIFGDNLKDLLLAPPAGPKAVIGLDPGLRTGVKVAVVDATGKLLATETIYPLQPKNQHEASAAVIARLAETHGARLIAIGNGTGSRETEAFVGELALARPELKLTRIVVSEAGASVYSASELASREFPGIDVSLRGAVSIARRLQDPLAELVKIEPKAIGVGQYQHDVNQVKLGARLDNIVEDCVNAVGVDLNTASAPLLARVSGLSVGTAESVVRYRDEHGAFTSRRKLLEVPRLGPKTFEQAAGFLRIRGSDEPLDASAVHPEAYPVVDRIARHTGLAVDQLIGNGAVLAKLDASAFVDERFGLPTVQDILRELEKPGRDPRPEFKTAQFSADVHKISDLVPGMVLEGVVTNVAAFGAFIDIGVHQDGLAHVSELSDRYIKDPREVVKTGQIVKVRVLEVDAPRKRIGLSLKLSAPKDASAPTERRGAQPAGPNRGQDRGKPRAKPAADTQKSPAMGTLGDLLSAAMKGKR from the coding sequence ATGGCTTTGCCCTCGATCGAATCGCGTATTGCGACTGAAATCAACGCCCACAGCGCCCAGGTGCTGGCGGCCATCCAGTTGCTGGATGAAGGCGCCACCGTGCCCTTCATTGCCCGCTACCGCAAGGAAGTCACCGGCGGGCTGGATGACACCCAGCTGCGTAACCTGGAGGAGCGCCTGGGCTATCTGCGCGAGCTGGAAGAGCGTCGCGAGGCGGTGCTGAGCAGCATCGAGGAGCAGGGCAAGCTCAGCGATGCGCTGCGCGAGGAGATCGTCCACGCCGACACCAAGGCTCGGCTGGAGGATCTCTACCTGCCGTACAAGCCGCGCCGCCGGACCAAGGCGCAGATTGCGCGCGAAGCAGGTCTGGAACCCCTGGCCGACGCGCTGCTGGCCGATCCCACGCTCAGACCCGAACAAGCCGCACTGGACTACGTGAATGCCGAGCAGGGCGTGGCCGATGCCAGCGCCGCGCTCGATGGCGCGCGCGCCATTCTCTCGGAACGCTTCAGCGAAGATCCGGCCCTGGTCGGCGAGCTGCGCGAATGGCTGTACGAGCAGGGCCGGATCCACGCCAAGGTGATTCCCGGCAAGGAAAACGAGGGCGCCAAGTTCCGCGATTACTTCGATTTCGTCGACAGCCTCACCCAGATTCCCTCGCATCGCACGCTGGCGCTGTTCCGCGCCCGTGCCGAGGGTGTGCTCGATCTGGATCTGGAACCGGTGCCAGTCAAGCGCAACGACGCCCGCGGCGGGCAGGACGAGGCCGAGGCCATCGACAATGGCCATCGCCGCGCCGAGGGTCGGGTGGCCCATCGCGCCGGTGTCAGCGATCAGGGCCGACCCGCCGATGCCTGGCTGGTCGAAACCTGCCGCCAGACCTGGCGCTACAAGCTGCATGTGCGGATGACCCTGGATCTGTTCTCGCGCATCCGCGAGCGCGCCGAGGAGGAGGCCATCCGCATCTTCGGCGACAACCTCAAGGACCTGCTGCTGGCGCCGCCGGCTGGCCCGAAGGCCGTGATCGGGCTGGATCCGGGGCTGCGCACCGGGGTCAAGGTGGCGGTGGTGGACGCCACCGGCAAGCTGCTGGCTACCGAGACCATCTATCCGCTGCAGCCGAAGAATCAGCACGAGGCCTCGGCGGCGGTGATCGCTCGACTGGCCGAAACCCATGGCGCGCGCCTGATCGCCATCGGCAACGGCACCGGCTCACGCGAGACCGAGGCCTTTGTCGGCGAGTTGGCGCTGGCCCGGCCCGAGCTGAAGCTGACCCGGATCGTCGTCAGCGAAGCCGGGGCCTCGGTGTACTCGGCCTCGGAGCTGGCCTCGCGAGAATTTCCCGGCATCGACGTGTCTTTGCGCGGCGCGGTGTCGATCGCCCGCCGGCTGCAGGATCCGCTCGCCGAGCTGGTCAAGATCGAGCCCAAGGCGATCGGTGTCGGCCAGTATCAGCATGACGTCAACCAGGTGAAGCTCGGCGCCCGTCTGGACAATATCGTCGAGGACTGCGTCAACGCCGTCGGCGTCGATCTGAATACCGCCTCGGCGCCGCTGTTGGCGCGGGTATCCGGACTGTCGGTCGGCACCGCCGAGTCGGTGGTGCGTTACCGCGACGAACATGGCGCCTTCACCTCCAGGCGCAAGCTGCTGGAAGTGCCGCGTCTGGGCCCCAAGACCTTCGAACAGGCGGCCGGCTTCCTGCGCATCCGTGGCAGCGATGAGCCGCTGGATGCCTCGGCGGTACATCCGGAGGCCTATCCGGTGGTCGACCGCATCGCCCGCCACACCGGGCTGGCCGTGGATCAGCTGATCGGCAATGGCGCGGTGCTCGCCAAACTGGATGCCTCGGCTTTTGTCGATGAACGCTTTGGTCTGCCCACCGTGCAGGACATCCTGCGCGAGCTGGAAAAGCCGGGGCGCGATCCGCGACCGGAATTCAAGACCGCCCAGTTCTCGGCCGATGTGCACAAGATCAGTGATCTGGTACCCGGCATGGTGCTGGAAGGCGTGGTGACCAATGTCGCGGCTTTTGGCGCCTTCATCGATATCGGTGTGCACCAGGATGGACTCGCGCACGTTTCCGAGTTGTCCGATCGTTACATCAAGGATCCGCGCGAGGTGGTCAAGACCGGTCAGATCGTCAAGGTTCGGGTGCTGGAGGTCGATGCGCCGCGCAAGCGCATCGGTCTCAGCCTCAAGCTGAGCGCGCCCAAGGATGCGTCAGCGCCCACCGAGCGCCGCGGGGCACAGCCGGCTGGCCCGAATCGCGGCCAGGATCGCGGCAAGCCGAGGGCAAAGCCTGCAGCCGACACGCAGAAGTCACCGGCGATGGGTACACTCGGCGACTTGTTGAGTGCCGCCATGAAAGGAAAGCGTTGA